Proteins encoded together in one Camelina sativa cultivar DH55 chromosome 9, Cs, whole genome shotgun sequence window:
- the LOC104712922 gene encoding transcription factor GTE3, chloroplastic-like → MASGPIAGGGVSKTKHKWSDSGNKSQKRTKPTTVRPVPLVSPSNSLGSEENHQMMKISLSSISKLEVRNLKRKLMSELEEVRSLIKRLEPQGNFAGGFGSAELPPLSNKKVKTAANGGKKGGGAATDKGTVQILKSCNNLLTKLMKHKSGWVFNTPVDTVRLGLHDYHNIIKKPMDLGTVKTRLSKSWYKSPLEFAEDVRLTFNNAMLYNPVGHDVHSMAGILLNLFEEKWAPLEKQYELLTRRQTPVRDIDFHAPVSTNTHSVERLPLRAPSRSSSPPPPKVVENRILERAESMTNPVEPAVLTVVPEKKPEAENRDLTFDEKRSLSEDLQELPYDKLEAVVQIIKKSNPELAQQDDEIELDIDSLDLETLWELYRFVTEYKKSLSKKKEELALGSERDAESVHNSVQEPSTLTTGLKSPKGHVASPVRQEVNAGGSSSSNSSSSGSGSCSSDSDSDSSGHGSDNGN, encoded by the exons ATGGCGTCTGGTCCTATAGCCGGCGGTGGAGTTTCGAAGACGAAGCATAAATGGAGTGATAGTggaaacaaaagccaaaaacgAACGAAACCCACGACGGTGAGACCGGTTCCGCTCGTGTCTCCGTCAAATTCGCTTGGCTCGGAAGAGAACCatcagatgatgaagataagTTTGAGCTCAATTTCTAAGCTTGAAGTTAGGAACTTGAAACGGAAACTAATGTCTGAGCTTGAAGAAGTTAGAAGCTTGATTAAACGGCTCGAACCACAAGGTAACTTCGCCGGCGGTTTTGGGTCCGCTGAACTACCACCTCTGTCGAACAAGAAGGTCAAAACAGCAGCGAACGGTGGTAAGAAGGGTGGTGGAGCAGCTACTGATAAAGGTACGGTTCAGATATTGAAGAGCTGCAACAATTTGCTTACGAAGTTGATGAAGCATAAGTCTGGATGGGTTTTCAATACTCCTGTTGATACGGTTAGGCTTGGTTTACATGATTATCACAATATAATTAAGAAGCCTATGGATTTGGGAACAGTGAAGACTAGGTTGAGTAAGAGTTGGTATAAGTCACCTTTGGAGTTTGCTGAGGATGTTAGACTTACTTTTAACAATGCAATGCTGTATAATCCTGTTGGGCATGATGTGCATAGTATGGCTGGGATTTTGTTGAATCTGTTTGAAGAGAAATGGGCGCCGCTTGAAAAGCAGTATGAGTTACTTACTAGGAGGCAAACACCAGTCCGTGATATTGATTTCCATGCTCCTGTTTCAACGAACACTCATAGTGTAGAGCGATTACCGTTACGTGCTCCTTCACGTTCCTCGTCTCCTCCACCACCTAAAGTAGTTGAAAATAGGATTTTGGAGAGAGCAGAATCGATGACAAACCCAGTGGAACCTGCAGTTCTAACTGTTGTACCCGAGAAGAAGCCTGAAGCTGAAAACAGGGACTTGACATTTGACGAGAAGCGGAGTCTTAGTGAGGACCTTCAGGAGTTACCTTATGACAAGCTAGAGGCAGTTGTGCAGATTATAAAGAAGAGTAATCCTGAACTCGCTCAACAAGACGATGAGATTGAGTTAGATATTGATAGTCTTGATCTCGAAACACTTTGGGAGCTTTACAGATTCGTCACTGAATATAAGAAGAGCTTGAGCAAGAAAAAGGAGGAACTGGCATTGGGCTCAGAAAGAGATGCTGAATCTGTTCACAATAGTGTCCAAGAACCG AGCACTCTAACAACTGGCCTTAAGTCCCCAAAAG GTCATGTGGCATCCCCTGTTCGACAAGAAGTAAATGCTGGTGGATCAAGTAGTTCTAATAGTTCTAGTAGTGGCTCAGGCTCGTGTTCTAGTG ATTCTGATAGCGACAGCTCAGGGCATGGATCTGATAACGGTAATTAA
- the LOC104712924 gene encoding uncharacterized protein LOC104712924, with translation MAFKNHSSRTSLSSSSSSSSTSFRFTTIITLALIFSSSYYIFFSQFDYSPVTFSSVNIPPFAGDLRDLTFPWNKLSLGPISEKLKLAVFCKSWPVGSIPGGMERHAYTLYNSLASRGHEIHVFTVSSDRSNQEEYHNKGDLHVYFAPNEHGTLNHSQAFEIFDRINGADDHHPFDYVHTESVSLPHWRVKMVPNGDIAVTWHGIWYEIMHSNLFQELSNDRPTSSDLQQTMPRLVDEIRFFPRYKQHICISNSAREVLVNIYQLPKRNVHVIVNGVDQTKFVYSPKSGATFRAKHGVPDGNGTVIVMGVSGRLVRDKGHPLLYEAFASIVRTHPQVYLLVAGSGPWGKRYAELGENVRVLGALEPEELSGFYNALDVFVNPTLRPQGLDLTIIEAMQCGKPVVAPNYPSIVGTVVVDERFGYTFSPNVRSLVETLDSVVRDGSRVLEMKGVACKEYALSMFTATQMASAYERFFMCMKNERYCKYPLPTDD, from the coding sequence ATGGCCTTCAAGAACCATTCTTCAAGAACAagtctgtcttcttcttcttcttcttcttccacttcattCAGGTTCACAACAATCATTACATTAGcactcatcttctcttcttcttactaCATCTTCTTCTCACAGTTCGATTACTCTCCGGTGACATTTTCCTCTGTGAATATTCCTCCGTTCGCTGGAGATCTTCGAGACCTTACATTCCCTTGGAACAAACTCTCTCTCGGACCAATCTCCGAGAAGCTAAAACTCGCTGTCTTTTGCAAATCATGGCCTGTTGGTTCGATCCCTGGAGGAATGGAGCGTCACGCTTACACTCTCTACAATTCTCTTGCCTCAAGAGGTCACGAGATTCACGTCTTCACGGTTTCTTCCGACAGAAGTAACCAAGAAGAGTATCACAACAAAGGAGATCTTCATGTCTACTTTGCTCCAAACGAACACGGCACTCTTAACCACTCTCAAGCTTTTGAGATCTTCGACAGAATCAACGGTGCAGATGATCATCATCCCTTCGATTATGTTCATACTGAGAGTGTTTCTCTGCCTCATTGGCGTGTCAAAATGGTTCCTAACGGTGACATAGCTGTGACATGGCACGGTATCTGGTACGAGATTATGCATTCAAATCTCTTCCAAGAGCTTTCGAATGATCGTCCTACTAGCTCTGATCTTCAACAAACGATGCCTAGACTCGTTGATGAGATCAGATTCTTCCCGAGATATAAACAGCACATTTGCATAAGCAACAGCGCGCGTGAGGTTCTCGTTAACATCTATCAGCTTCCTAAGAGAAACGTTCACGTTATAGTCAACGGCGTTGACCAGACCAAGTTTGTGTATTCCCCTAAGTCTGGTGCTACGTTCAGGGCCAAACACGGTGTTCCTGATGGTAATGGGACTGTTATTGTGATGGGTGTCTCTGGACGTTTGGTGAGAGACAAAGGACATCCACTTCTCTACGAAGCGTTTGCTTCGATCGTTAGAACGCACCCGCAAGTGTATCTGCTTGTGGCTGGATCTGGTCCTTGGGGGAAAAGATACGCGGAGTTAGGTGAAAACGTTAGGGTGTTAGGAGCTTTAGAGCCAGAGGAGCTCTCTGGTTTCTACAACGCGTTAGATGTGTTTGTGAATCCGACGTTGAGACCACAAGGGCTTGATTTGACGATCATTGAAGCGATGCAGTGTGGGAAACCGGTCGTAGCACCTAACTATCCGAGCATTGTTGGGACAGTGGTAGTGGATGAGCGGTTTGGGTACACGTTTTCACCAAACGTGAGATCTCTTGTTGAAACTTTGGACTCTGTTGTAAGAGATGGGTCTAGGGTTTTGGAGATGAAAGGAGTAGCTTGCAAGGAATACGCTCTTTCCATGTTTACAGCTACTCAAATGGCTTCGGCTTATGAGAGATTCTTTATGTGTATGAAGAATGAGAGGTATTGTAAGTATCCTCTTCCCACAGATGATTAA
- the LOC104712920 gene encoding protein trichome birefringence-like 31 — MLVREDIGFFQTSNIDSCAQQQEEEVLNELFLPLNLFQMSIQTSTDSRIIQSIFQVVLISLLVLGSVRWILDELKSNESRIFQLYGFRQREAVFVTKEDQLDESCNVFEGQWIWDNVSYPLYTEKSCPYLVKQTTCQRNGRPDSYYQNWRWKPNSCDLPRFDALKLLDVLRNKRLMFIGDSVQRSTFESMVCMVQSVIPDKKKSFHRIPPMKIFKAEEYNVSIEYYWAPFIVESISDHATNHTVHKRLVNLDAIEKHSKSWEGVDVLIFESYVWWMHQPKINATFGDTSDVREYNVTTAYKMALETWAKWFKTKINPEKQRVFFTSMSPTHLWSWEWNPGSDGTCYDELYPIDKPSYWGTGSNQEIMKIVGDVLSRVGENVTFLNITQLSEYRKDGHTTVYGERRGKLLTKEQRADPKNYGDCIHWCLPGVPDTWNEILYAYLLRSHRNSF; from the exons ATGCTTGTACGTGAAGATATTGGCTTCTTTCAAACATCAAACATAGATTCATGTGCTCaacagcaagaagaagaagttctaaACGAGCTATTTCTTCCGTTAAATCTGTTTCAAATGTCGATACAAACTTCAACAGATTCACGGATTATTCAATCCATCTTCCAAGTTGTCCTTATTAGTCTTCTGGTTCTAGGTTCCGTGAGGTGGATCCTTGATGAACTCAAGAGTAACGAGAGTCGAATATTCCAACTCTATGGCTTCAGACAAAGAGAGGCAGTGTTCGTCACCAAAGAGGATCAGCTTGATGAGAGCTGCAATGTCTTTGAAGGACAATGGATTTGGGACAATGTCTCTTACCCTCTTTATACAGAGAAGAGCTGTCCTTATTTAGTCAAACAAACAACATGTCAACGAAACGGACGGCCTGATTCTTATTACCAGAACTGGAGATGGAAACCAAACTCATGCGACTTACCCag GTTCGATGCTCTGAAACTGTTGGACGTGTTGAGGAACAAAAGACTGATGTTCATAGGAGACTCGGTGCAAAGAAGCACTTTCGAGTCAATGGTATGTATGGTGCAGTCAGTTATCCCTGACAAGAAGAAGTCCTTTCACAGGATTCCTCCTATGAAGATCTTCAAAGCTGAG GAATACAATGTATCAATCGAGTATTACTGGGCGCCTTTCATCGTGGAATCAATTTCAGATCATGCAACTAATCATACAGTACACAAAAGGTTGGTTAACCTCGACGCCATTGAAAAACATAGCAAGAGCTGGGAAGGCGTTGATGTTTTAATCTTTGAGAGCTATGTATGGTGGATGCATCAACCTAAGATCAATGCAAC GTTTGGAGATACCAGTGATGTCCGAGAGTATAATGTGACGACTGCTTATAAAATGGCGTTAGAAACATGGGCCAAGTGGTTTAAGACGAAGATCAATCCCGAGAAGCAAAGAGTTTTCTTCACGAGTATGTCTCCTACTCATCTATG GAGCTGGGAGTGGAATCCAGGGAGCGATGGAACCTGTTATGATGAGTTATATCCAATAGACAAACCATCATATTGGGGCACAGGATCAAATCAAGAAATCATGAAGATAGTTGGTGATGTTCTAAGCAGAGTTGGAGAAAATGTCACGTTCCTGAACATTACACAACTCTCAGAATATAGGAAAGATGGACATACAACTGTGTATGGAGAACGGAGAGGGAAGCTCTTGACAAAGGAACAGAGAGCTGATCCTAAAAACTATGGAGATTGCATCCACTGGTGTTTGCCAGGAGTTCCTGACACATGGAATGAGATTCTCTATGCATATTTGCTACGTAGTCACCGCAATTCATTCTGA
- the LOC104712923 gene encoding uncharacterized protein LOC104712923, which yields MAFKNHSSRTSLSSSSSSSSTSFRFTTIITLALIFSSSYYIFFSQFDYSPVTFSSVNIPPFAGDLRDLTFPWNKLSLGPISEKLKLAVFCKSWPVGSIPGGMERHAYTLYNSLASRGHEIHVFTVSSDRSNQEEYHNKGDLHVYFAPNEHGTLNHSQAFEIFDRINGADDHHPFDYVHTESVSLPHWRVKMVPNGDIAVTWHGIWYEIMHSNLFQELSNDRPTSSDLQQTMPRLVDEIRFFPRYKQHICISNSAREVLVNIYQLPKRNVHVIVNGVDQTKFVYSPKSGATFRAKHGVPDGNGTVIVMGVSGRLVRDKGHPLLYEAFASIVRTHPQVYLLVAGSGP from the coding sequence ATGGCCTTCAAGAACCATTCTTCAAGAACAagtctgtcttcttcttcttcttcttcttccacttcattCAGGTTCACAACAATCATTACATTAGcactcatcttctcttcttcttactaCATCTTCTTCTCACAGTTCGATTACTCTCCGGTGACATTTTCCTCTGTGAATATTCCTCCGTTCGCTGGAGATCTTCGAGACCTTACATTCCCTTGGAACAAACTCTCTCTCGGACCAATCTCCGAGAAGCTAAAACTCGCTGTCTTTTGCAAATCATGGCCTGTTGGTTCGATCCCTGGAGGAATGGAGCGTCACGCTTACACTCTCTACAATTCTCTTGCCTCAAGAGGTCACGAGATTCACGTCTTCACGGTTTCTTCCGACAGAAGTAACCAAGAAGAGTATCACAACAAAGGAGATCTTCATGTCTACTTTGCTCCAAACGAACACGGCACTCTTAACCACTCTCAAGCTTTTGAGATCTTCGACAGAATCAACGGTGCAGATGATCATCATCCCTTCGATTATGTTCATACTGAGAGTGTTTCTCTGCCTCATTGGCGTGTCAAAATGGTTCCTAACGGTGACATAGCTGTGACATGGCACGGTATCTGGTACGAGATTATGCATTCAAATCTCTTCCAAGAGCTTTCGAATGATCGTCCTACTAGCTCTGATCTTCAACAAACGATGCCTAGACTCGTTGATGAGATCAGATTCTTCCCGAGATATAAACAGCACATTTGCATAAGCAACAGCGCGCGTGAGGTTCTCGTTAACATCTATCAGCTTCCTAAGAGAAACGTTCACGTTATAGTCAACGGCGTTGACCAGACCAAGTTTGTGTATTCCCCTAAGTCTGGTGCTACGTTCAGGGCCAAACACGGTGTTCCTGATGGTAATGGGACTGTTATTGTGATGGGTGTCTCTGGACGTTTGGTGAGAGACAAAGGACATCCACTTCTCTACGAAGCGTTTGCTTCGATCGTTAGAACGCACCCGCAAGTGTATCTGCTTGTGGCTGGATCTGGTCCT
- the LOC109126593 gene encoding CLAVATA3/ESR (CLE)-related protein 1, with amino-acid sequence MANLKFWLCLFLICVSLSISSASRPLQQRSPNADGVKRGRMMREAEKVLKASMEKLMERGFNESMRLSPGGPDPRHH; translated from the coding sequence ATGGCTAACTTGAAATTCTGGCTGTGCTTATTCTTGATATGTGTTTCCTTATCGATTTCATCAGCGTCTCGACCACTGCAGCAGCGATCTCCAAACGCAGATGGTGTTAAACGAGGGCGCATGATGAGAGAAGCAGAGAAAGTGTTGAAAGCGAGTATGGAGAAGCTAATGGAAAGAGGTTTTAATGAGTCTATGAGACTAAGCCCTGGAGGTCCCGATCCTCGCCATCACTAA